Proteins from a genomic interval of Capsicum annuum cultivar UCD-10X-F1 chromosome 4, UCD10Xv1.1, whole genome shotgun sequence:
- the LOC107866840 gene encoding mannosyl-oligosaccharide glucosidase GCS1, which yields MVGTSRGSTRSRASKSSTENSPIRKPNQMLRKDKTRDRSLIRIFSVNIKFLLGFGIIAFAISLFFINSLIKPMEKPQKPRVIAPLPAPKLMDLPMFQGDHRESLYWGTYRPQVYFGVRARTPQSLVAGLMWLGVKNGRYFMRHVCQDSDELKQYGWTSHNGRDYGHQFLIEQKMTLTTHFLKSKDRGSGYGGDWAVRIGVQSDESMSDEEMLNTAHLFFYVADESGKGLTLGSGVSDIHGDSILASGSRSDIGNWQLHLFSEDVSGVHYSGFKTPHIHNLSDVVQANLAVQARKFGHLLLSDLSDDSPNILVFQISARIPLKADIVLLSGTSARDSRVEERASRLKGTSLTSLLSEKQNEFDNKFKKSFSLSDELGLDPVTVGKAALGNMLGGIGYFFGQSKISLPSTSTLNAGDNSVLYWPAELYTAVPSRPFFPRGFLWDEGFHQLLIWRWDIYISLDIIGHWLDLMNIDGWIPRELILGAEALSKVPEEFVLQHPTNGNPPTLFLTLRDLISKLKKEKFAATETRDISVFLDRAFVRLEAWFKWFNTTQAGKERGSYYWHGRDTSTTRELNPKTLSSGLDDYPRASHPNGDERHVDLRCWMHLAADSMHSIAELLKMDKDIQQEYSLTAKLLSDFEVLNQMHLDAANGAYCDYGNHTEKVQLTWKIVETDPKRELLRQVLEKPVLQLVPHLGYVSLFPFILRLIPPDSWILESQLEFISNRSILWTDFGLRSLSKTSSMYMKRNTEHDPPYWRGPIWIPLNYLIVSSLHHYSQESGPYRERAKTIYNELRSNLIRNIVGNYKRTGYLWEQYDQKKGKGKGARLFTGWTATVLLIMAEAYPEV from the coding sequence ATGGTGGGAACTTCACGGGGCAGTACTCGAAGCAGAGCTTCGAAATCTTCCACCGAAAATTCCCCAATCCGTAAACCAAATCAAATGCTACGGAAGGATAAAACAAGAGATCGCAGCTTAATTCGCATTTTCAGCGTGAACATCAAGTTCCTTTTAGGGTTCGGAATTATTGCCTTTGCGATCTCACTCTTTTTCATTAATTCACTCATTAAACCCATGGAGAAACCTCAAAAACCAAGAGTCATCGCTCCACTTCCAGCTCCAAAATTAATGGATCTTCCAATGTTTCAAGGAGATCATAGAGAGAGCTTGTACTGGGGTACTTACAGGCCTCAGGTATATTTTGGAGTTCGTGCAAGGACTCCGCAATCACTAGTTGCTGGCTTAATGTGGCTTGGAGTCAAGAATGGGAGGTATTTCATGCGTCATGTATGCCAAGATTCGGATGAGTTGAAACAGTATGGCTGGACTAGTCATAATGGACGGGATTATGGACATCAGTTTCTGATTGAACAGAAAATGACCTTGACAACTCATTTTCTGAAATCCAAGGATCGTGGTAGTGGCTATGGTGGAGACTGGGCTGTTCGAATTGGAGTGCAGAGCGATGAATCTATGTCTGATGAGGAAATGTTAAACACCGCGCACTTATTTTTCTATGTGGCTGATGAAAGTGGGAAAGGTCTTACTTTGGGTAGTGGAGTCTCGGATATCCATGGTGATTCTATCTTGGCTTCAGGATCACGTAGTGACATTGGAAACTGGCAGCTCCATTTATTTTCAGAGGATGTTTCTGGAGTACATTATTCAGGCTTCAAGACACCTCACATTCACAATCTATCTGATGTTGTCCAGGCAAATTTGGCAGTCCAAGCAAGAAAATTTGGCCATTTGCTGCTTTCGGACTTATCTGATGATTCTCCCaacattttagtatttcagatctCTGCTAGGATTCCTCTCAAAGCAGACATTGTTTTACTTTCTGGAACCAGTGCTCGtgattcaagagttgaagaaCGGGCTAGCAGGCTGAAAGGTACGTCGCTGACTAGTTTACTCTCTGAGAAACAAAATGAGTTTgacaataaatttaaaaaaagctTTAGCCTATCTGATGAGCTTGGTTTGGATCCTGTGACTGTTGGTAAGGCTGCTCTTGGAAACATGTTGGGTGGGATTGGCTACTTCTTTGGCCAGTCAAAGATTTCGCTTCCATCAACTTCCACACTTAATGCAGGAGATAATTCTGTCTTATACTGGCCTGCTGAGCTATATACAGCAGTTCCAAGTCGGCCCTTCTTCCCAAGGGGCTTCCTATGGGACGAAGGTTTTCATCAACTGCTAATCTGGCGTTGGGATATATACATTAGCTTGGATATCATTGGACATTGGCTAGATCTGATGAATATTGATGGATGGATTCCGCGCGAGCTAATCTTAGGTGCTGAAGCCTTGAGTAAGGTCCCAGAAGAATTTGTTCTTCAGCATCCAACTAATGGAAATCCACCGACACTGTTTTTGACCTTGCGTGATCTGATCTCCAAGCTGAAGAAAGAAAAGTTTGCTGCTACGGAGACCAGGGATATCTCTGTCTTCTTGGACCGGGCATTTGTCCGCCTTGAAGCATGGTTCAAATGGTTTAACACAACTCAGGCTGGAAAGGAAAGGGGTAGCTATTACTGGCATGGAAGAGATACTTCAACAACCCGTGAACTAAATCCTAAGACCTTATCTTCTGGACTGGATGATTATCCACGTGCATCTCATCCAAATGGAGATGAACGTCACGTGGATCTTAGATGCTGGATGCATCTTGCAGCAGATTCCATGCACTCAATAGCAGAGCTTCTGAAGATGGATAAAGATATCCAACAGGAGTATAGTTTGACTGCAAAGCTGCTCTCAGATTTTGAAGTTCTGAACCAGATGCACTTAGACGCTGCTAATGGAGCTTATTGTGATTATGGAAATCATACGGAAAAGGTTCAACTAACTTGGAAAATAGTGGAGACTGACCCAAAGCGAGAGTTGTTACGACAAGTCCTAGAAAAACCTGTTCTACAACTTGTTCCTCATCTTGGTTACGTTAGCCTTTTCCCATTTATCCTCAGGCTTATTCCACCTGACTCATGGATACTCGAGAGTCAGCTTGAATTCATCTCCAATAGGAGCATTTTGTGGACCGATTTTGGGCTTAGATCCCTATCCAAAACAAGCTCCATGTACATGAAACGGAATACAGAGCACGATCCTCCATATTGGAGAGGGCCAATATGGATACCGTTGAACTATTTGATTGTTTCGTCTCTTCATCACTACTCTCAAGAGTCTGGACCATACAGAGAAAGAGCCAAAACCATCTACAATGAATTGAGGAGCAACTTGATAAGAAATATAGTTGGGAACTATAAGCGGACAGGGTACCTGTGGGAACAATATGATCAGaagaaaggaaaaggaaaaggcgCACGCCTGTTTACTGGATGGACAGCAACTGTGCTATTGATCATGGCAGAAGCTTACCCTGAAGTTTAG